In Phycisphaerae bacterium, a genomic segment contains:
- a CDS encoding FkbM family methyltransferase produces MSWKTPLRHLVRRFARRQGYDLVEYPPLTIRRRARLLANFEIDLLLDVGADTGEYVQTLRARGYTGRVVSFEPLSASFAKLRESAADDPRWETVNVALGDRDGRAVMHVAGNMHSSSLRDMQPAHLEAAPHSAYVGTETVTVRRLDALFDEYRRDAANVFMKIDTQGYEQDVLAGAARTLPQIAGLQLEMSLVELYGGQMLFPQLCELIADHGFTLMSLEPGFANDRTGQLLQVDGVFFRLARPLKTWQRQQPGAAADAGAAPVLSGTN; encoded by the coding sequence GTGAGTTGGAAGACACCGCTTCGACACCTGGTTCGTCGCTTCGCTCGCCGACAGGGTTACGACCTCGTCGAGTATCCGCCGCTGACGATCCGCCGGCGGGCGCGGCTGCTGGCGAATTTCGAGATCGACCTGCTGCTGGACGTGGGCGCCGACACGGGTGAGTACGTGCAGACGCTGCGCGCGCGGGGATACACGGGGCGAGTCGTATCCTTCGAGCCCCTGTCCGCGTCGTTTGCGAAGCTGCGGGAAAGCGCGGCCGACGACCCGCGGTGGGAGACGGTGAACGTCGCGCTGGGTGACCGCGACGGCCGCGCGGTCATGCACGTGGCCGGCAACATGCACAGCAGCTCACTGCGCGACATGCAGCCGGCGCACCTGGAAGCCGCCCCGCATTCGGCGTACGTCGGCACCGAAACGGTGACCGTGCGTCGCCTCGACGCGCTGTTCGATGAATATCGCCGCGACGCCGCCAACGTGTTCATGAAGATCGATACGCAGGGTTACGAGCAGGACGTGCTGGCGGGCGCCGCCCGGACCCTACCCCAGATCGCCGGGCTGCAACTGGAAATGTCACTGGTCGAGCTCTACGGTGGCCAGATGCTCTTTCCGCAACTCTGCGAGCTGATCGCCGACCACGGCTTCACGCTCATGTCGCTCGAACCGGGCTTCGCTAACGACCGGACCGGCCAACTGCTCCAGGTAGACGGCGTCTTCTTCCGCCTGGCACGACCGCTCAAGACGTGGCAACGTCAACAGCCGGGGGCCGCCGCGGACGCGGGTGCGGCACCTGTGTTGTCGGGAACGAACTGA
- a CDS encoding glycosyltransferase: MADEPLISVVTPSFNQGRYIERCIRSVLAQDYPQFEHIVFDNCSTDDTPAILRRYPHVQWVSEPDRGQSHALNKGLRRARGDIIAWINADDAYEPGAFRVAARELANGTGVRAIAGRVHFVDEQDRILRTGTPNIATLDQMIAFWTLGFSLEQCGVLFRREVLDEIGLLDERLHYAMDYEFFLRLVARQPLKLVDDVLARFTLQADSKTGRLRRGPAFVYERRRVSAAYWGSPASRGYWRRRWACDRHLADHFANTVLRAHQDEDRLDWRALGRMVRWWPTRLLERHVLGVLAERVLGRRMAAAMRGAVLRST, encoded by the coding sequence GTGGCGGACGAGCCGCTCATTTCCGTAGTGACGCCCTCCTTCAACCAGGGGCGCTACATCGAGCGCTGCATCCGCAGTGTGCTCGCGCAGGACTATCCGCAGTTTGAGCACATCGTGTTCGACAATTGCTCGACGGACGACACACCTGCCATTCTGCGGCGCTATCCGCACGTGCAGTGGGTCAGCGAGCCGGACCGCGGGCAGAGCCACGCGCTGAACAAGGGCCTCCGCCGGGCGCGCGGCGACATCATCGCCTGGATCAACGCGGACGACGCCTACGAACCGGGCGCCTTCCGCGTCGCGGCCCGGGAGCTGGCGAACGGGACCGGCGTGCGTGCCATCGCCGGCCGCGTGCACTTCGTCGATGAGCAGGATCGCATCCTGCGCACGGGGACGCCGAACATCGCCACGCTCGACCAGATGATCGCCTTCTGGACGCTCGGCTTCAGCCTGGAGCAGTGCGGCGTGCTGTTCCGGCGCGAAGTGCTCGACGAGATCGGGCTGCTGGACGAACGATTGCACTACGCGATGGATTACGAATTCTTCCTGCGACTCGTGGCTCGGCAGCCGCTCAAGCTCGTGGACGACGTGCTGGCGCGGTTCACATTGCAGGCGGACAGCAAGACGGGGCGGCTGCGGCGCGGGCCGGCGTTTGTGTACGAGCGGCGGCGCGTGTCCGCGGCGTACTGGGGGTCGCCGGCGAGTCGCGGTTACTGGCGCCGCCGCTGGGCGTGCGACCGCCATCTTGCGGACCACTTCGCGAACACGGTTCTGCGGGCGCACCAGGACGAGGACCGCCTGGACTGGCGGGCGCTGGGGCGAATGGTACGGTGGTGGCCGACGCGCTTGCTCGAGCGGCACGTACTCGGCGTCTTGGCTGAGCGAGTGCTGGGACGGCGGATGGCCGCCGCGATGCGCGGGGCCGTACTTCGTAGCACATGA
- a CDS encoding DUF72 domain-containing protein: MRPAFGYTRGMSTAPRAKLWIGPSGWSYADWAGIVYPAKPPRGFKPLAYLARYFNAVEVNTSFYRIPTARMTAAWPRLVPRDFRFAVKLTQVFTHERGTFPSPATVDEFNAGIAPLREADLLGPLLVQFPWSFRYTPDAIAWLHRLAESFAAYDRFIEVRHASWAAPEALAELRKVGGYCNIDQPALRDCLGPTQHAFGRNAYVRLHGRNARNWFAEGVPAFERYNYLYSPDELREWVARLDAMCTETENMYVFANNHYRGQGAVNALELRAMLENAPVAAPRELLDAYPRLAALARSPRDGGLFDT, from the coding sequence GTGCGACCCGCGTTTGGCTACACCAGGGGTATGAGCACCGCGCCACGAGCCAAGCTCTGGATCGGCCCATCCGGGTGGAGTTATGCGGACTGGGCGGGCATCGTCTACCCTGCCAAGCCACCCCGGGGGTTCAAGCCGCTGGCGTACCTGGCGCGCTACTTCAATGCGGTCGAGGTCAATACCAGCTTCTACCGCATCCCCACGGCCCGCATGACCGCCGCGTGGCCCAGGCTCGTGCCGCGGGACTTCCGCTTCGCGGTCAAGCTCACGCAGGTGTTCACGCATGAGCGCGGCACGTTTCCGTCGCCGGCCACCGTGGACGAATTCAACGCGGGCATCGCGCCGCTGCGCGAGGCCGATCTGCTCGGGCCGCTGCTCGTGCAGTTCCCCTGGTCGTTCCGGTATACGCCGGACGCGATCGCGTGGCTGCACCGCCTGGCGGAGAGTTTCGCGGCGTACGATCGTTTCATCGAGGTGCGGCACGCGTCGTGGGCGGCGCCGGAAGCGCTTGCCGAGCTGCGGAAGGTGGGGGGCTACTGCAATATTGATCAGCCGGCCCTGCGGGATTGCCTGGGGCCGACGCAGCATGCGTTCGGTCGCAACGCGTACGTCCGGCTGCATGGGCGCAACGCACGCAACTGGTTCGCCGAGGGTGTGCCGGCGTTCGAGCGCTACAACTACCTGTACAGCCCGGATGAGCTGCGCGAGTGGGTCGCACGGCTGGATGCCATGTGCACCGAGACGGAGAACATGTACGTCTTCGCGAACAACCACTATCGCGGGCAGGGGGCGGTGAATGCCCTCGAATTGCGCGCCATGCTCGAGAACGCACCCGTGGCAGCGCCGCGCGAGTTGCTGGACGCCTACCCGCGGCTGGCCGCCCTCGCCCGTTCGCCGCGCGATGGCGGCCTGTTCGACACGTAG
- a CDS encoding redoxin family protein, producing MSALRGGLVALVAVGILAAPAMALDLGDAAPPLKVEKWVKGGPIDLKDGKDKSIYLIEFWATWCGPCRATIPYMAELQKKYKDKGLVVIGVSVDNEKTRDNVKPFVDDMGDKMGYAVALDQKEDGTSTAYMKPFELDGIPSAFLVDKAGKLVWLGQGYPLVGVEEAIDQILAGKYDLKAAQQAEKTRRAEAGKRRQLMEEIQKYFELVSESEKPEGADKLGREVFAALGKDAMLLNEFSWEILTGEEIKYRDLKLALDVGKAAYDACEGKEAAIVDTYARALFDNGNVKDAIEYQRKAVQLAGDSPEMKKELEATLNKYEDAAKNKK from the coding sequence ATGAGCGCGTTGCGTGGTGGTCTGGTGGCATTGGTGGCGGTGGGGATTCTGGCGGCGCCAGCCATGGCGTTGGACCTGGGGGACGCGGCTCCGCCGCTGAAGGTGGAGAAGTGGGTGAAGGGTGGGCCCATCGATCTGAAGGACGGCAAGGACAAGTCGATCTATCTGATTGAGTTCTGGGCGACGTGGTGCGGACCGTGCCGGGCCACCATCCCGTACATGGCTGAATTGCAGAAGAAGTACAAGGACAAGGGCCTGGTGGTGATCGGCGTGAGCGTGGACAACGAGAAGACGCGCGACAACGTCAAGCCGTTCGTGGACGACATGGGCGACAAGATGGGCTACGCCGTCGCACTGGACCAGAAAGAAGACGGCACGAGCACTGCCTACATGAAGCCCTTCGAACTGGACGGCATCCCGAGCGCGTTCCTGGTCGACAAGGCGGGCAAGCTCGTGTGGCTCGGGCAGGGCTATCCGCTGGTCGGCGTGGAGGAGGCGATCGATCAGATCCTGGCCGGTAAGTACGACCTGAAGGCTGCCCAGCAGGCGGAGAAGACCCGGCGCGCCGAGGCCGGGAAGCGGCGCCAGCTCATGGAGGAGATTCAGAAGTACTTCGAGCTGGTCAGCGAGAGCGAGAAGCCCGAGGGCGCCGACAAGCTGGGTCGGGAGGTCTTCGCGGCGCTTGGCAAGGACGCGATGCTGCTGAACGAGTTTTCCTGGGAGATTCTGACGGGCGAGGAGATCAAGTATCGCGACCTCAAGCTGGCGCTGGATGTCGGCAAGGCGGCGTACGACGCGTGCGAGGGCAAGGAGGCGGCCATCGTCGATACCTACGCCCGTGCGCTGTTCGACAACGGTAACGTCAAGGACGCGATCGAGTACCAGAGGAAGGCCGTGCAACTCGCCGGGGACAGTCCCGAGATGAAGAAAGAGCTCGAGGCCACCCTGAATAAGTATGAGGACGCGGCCAAGAACAAGAAGTAG
- a CDS encoding BtpA/SgcQ family protein: MRTRPRTRSSAPVPREAGEHLPRPLVPAWKDVRWPVIGMLHLPALPGAPRNRHDLAAISAHVLRDADVLVGGGAQGLLLENFGDSPFYPDRVPASVVAQMTVLAGAVLRRFDVPLGINVLRNDGSSALAVAHAAGAQFIRVNVLCGARVTDQGVIEGRAHEILRARRLLGADDVRILADVDVKHSAPLGTPRPIEDEVADLLERGGADAIVVSGSATGRPTDLEQLLRVHAAACGAPVFVGSGVTPESIGTLAAHADGFIVGTALKMDGVATNPVDPARVRALLSALG, from the coding sequence ATGAGGACGCGGCCAAGAACAAGAAGTAGCGCGCCCGTGCCGCGCGAAGCTGGCGAACACCTGCCCCGGCCGCTCGTGCCGGCCTGGAAAGACGTGCGGTGGCCGGTCATCGGCATGCTGCACCTGCCGGCGTTGCCCGGTGCGCCGCGCAACCGGCACGATCTCGCGGCGATCAGCGCACACGTGCTGCGCGATGCCGATGTCCTGGTCGGCGGCGGCGCGCAGGGATTGCTGCTCGAGAACTTCGGCGACAGTCCGTTCTATCCAGACCGCGTGCCGGCGAGCGTCGTCGCCCAGATGACGGTGCTCGCCGGCGCTGTTTTGCGCCGGTTCGACGTGCCGCTCGGGATCAACGTGCTGCGCAACGACGGCAGCAGTGCACTGGCGGTTGCGCACGCCGCCGGTGCGCAGTTCATCCGCGTGAACGTGCTCTGCGGGGCGCGCGTCACGGATCAGGGCGTGATCGAAGGCCGCGCGCATGAAATCCTGCGCGCGCGCCGGCTCTTAGGTGCGGACGACGTACGCATTCTGGCTGACGTGGACGTGAAACACTCGGCGCCGCTGGGCACGCCGCGGCCGATCGAGGACGAGGTCGCGGACCTGCTCGAACGCGGCGGGGCGGATGCGATCGTGGTTTCGGGCAGCGCCACCGGCCGGCCGACCGACCTGGAACAACTGCTGCGGGTGCACGCGGCGGCCTGCGGCGCACCCGTCTTCGTCGGCAGCGGTGTAACGCCGGAGTCGATCGGCACGTTGGCCGCACACGCCGATGGCTTCATCGTCGGAACGGCGCTCAAGATGGACGGCGTCGCGACCAATCCTGTGGACCCGGCGCGCGTCCGGGCCTTATTGAGCGCGCTCGGCTGA
- a CDS encoding glycosyltransferase produces the protein MSVSPGTLLRPPAVHRAEPRAAALPLISVVTPSFNQGRFIERCIRSVLAQNYPRCEHIVQDNCSTDETLAVLRRYPHVQWVSAPDRGQSDALNRALARARGEIIAWINADDYYEPGAFTLVARELRRETGLMVLLGRLHVVDAEGRLLQTTSPRYHGHEYLVDVWTHDHGLSQPGMFFRREALERVGPLDPRLHYAMDYDLWLRLTRHFPIKVVDDVLAGFVLHPQSKTGQTRYLAGFMREKEQVSRRYWGSVFTPRYWRLRQACNRSLATVLTHAILDSHKHDTDFKWRLVAELLWRWPPALANRYILAALAERIAGRGVPRAAKQLSTLLRPAPAPVANTPPCKGRVTVVIPTYNRAALVERAIQSVLRQTARERCDIVVVDDGSTDHTPQVLQRYAGEIRYIRQANAGVAAARNAAIRGQRNEYVAFLDSDDEWLPTKIERQLAMLERYPEAVLVACDGRRRAVDGQEWRSELTGIEFGRPIDLAPHLFNGLFLLTPGIVVRARHLPPAGPFCRSVDSCEDYLLWVQMACRGPGIVLNEELVRCGWHAPHSLTDNVAHVARTQILARHLAWRALRHRPDCRAAWRQGLARMLAMQRDAAYRAGRFGLAARLGFRSLMLVPRGRPRWEWGRLVTSLLRCVKR, from the coding sequence ATGAGCGTTTCGCCGGGCACGTTACTGCGACCGCCAGCCGTGCACCGCGCAGAGCCGCGTGCCGCCGCGCTGCCGCTCATCTCGGTGGTGACACCGTCGTTCAACCAGGGGCGGTTCATCGAGCGCTGCATCCGGAGCGTACTGGCGCAGAACTACCCGCGCTGCGAGCACATCGTTCAGGACAACTGTTCGACCGACGAGACGCTGGCGGTGCTGCGCCGCTATCCGCACGTGCAGTGGGTGAGCGCGCCGGACCGCGGGCAGAGCGATGCCTTGAACCGCGCGCTGGCCCGGGCGCGGGGCGAGATCATCGCCTGGATCAACGCGGACGACTATTACGAGCCCGGCGCGTTCACGCTGGTGGCCCGCGAACTGCGGCGCGAAACGGGCCTGATGGTGTTGTTGGGGCGGCTGCACGTGGTGGACGCGGAAGGACGCCTGTTGCAGACCACGTCACCGCGCTATCACGGGCACGAGTATCTCGTGGACGTGTGGACGCACGATCATGGCCTGTCGCAGCCCGGCATGTTCTTCCGCCGCGAGGCGTTGGAGCGCGTCGGCCCGCTCGACCCGCGCCTGCACTACGCCATGGATTACGACCTGTGGCTGCGGCTCACGCGGCACTTCCCGATCAAGGTCGTTGACGATGTGCTGGCCGGCTTCGTGCTGCACCCGCAGTCCAAGACGGGGCAGACGCGCTACCTCGCCGGCTTCATGCGCGAGAAGGAGCAGGTGTCGCGCCGCTACTGGGGTTCGGTCTTCACGCCGCGCTATTGGCGCCTGCGGCAGGCGTGCAACCGGAGCCTGGCGACGGTGTTGACGCACGCCATCCTCGACTCACACAAGCACGACACCGACTTCAAGTGGCGACTGGTGGCGGAGCTGCTCTGGCGCTGGCCGCCCGCGCTCGCGAACCGGTACATCTTGGCGGCGCTGGCGGAGCGCATCGCCGGAAGGGGCGTGCCGCGCGCGGCGAAACAACTTTCCACGCTGCTGCGGCCGGCGCCCGCGCCCGTGGCCAATACGCCGCCCTGCAAGGGCCGCGTCACGGTCGTAATCCCGACCTACAACCGCGCCGCGCTAGTCGAGCGCGCGATCCAGAGCGTCCTCCGGCAAACGGCCCGCGAGCGCTGCGACATCGTCGTGGTCGACGACGGGAGCACCGATCACACGCCGCAAGTGCTGCAGCGCTATGCCGGGGAGATTCGATACATCCGACAGGCGAACGCGGGCGTGGCGGCGGCGCGAAACGCTGCCATTCGCGGCCAGCGCAACGAGTACGTGGCGTTTCTGGATTCCGACGACGAGTGGCTGCCGACGAAGATCGAGCGTCAGCTCGCGATGCTGGAGCGCTATCCGGAGGCCGTACTTGTGGCCTGCGACGGCCGGCGGCGCGCGGTGGACGGTCAGGAATGGCGCTCGGAACTCACGGGGATCGAGTTTGGCCGGCCGATTGACCTGGCCCCGCACCTGTTCAACGGGCTGTTCCTGTTGACGCCGGGGATCGTAGTGCGGGCTCGCCATCTGCCGCCGGCCGGGCCGTTCTGCCGGAGCGTGGATTCGTGCGAGGACTACCTGCTCTGGGTGCAGATGGCATGTCGCGGGCCGGGCATCGTGCTGAACGAGGAGCTCGTTCGCTGCGGTTGGCACGCGCCCCACAGCCTGACGGACAACGTGGCCCACGTGGCACGCACACAAATCCTGGCGCGCCACCTGGCGTGGCGCGCGCTGCGGCACCGGCCGGATTGCCGCGCGGCCTGGCGCCAGGGGCTGGCGCGCATGCTGGCGATGCAGCGCGACGCGGCGTACCGCGCCGGCCGTTTCGGGCTCGCGGCGCGGCTGGGCTTTCGTTCGTTGATGCTGGTGCCGCGCGGGCGGCCACGCTGGGAGTGGGGCCGGCTGGTCACGTCCCTGCTGCGCTGCGTGAAGAGGTGA
- a CDS encoding glycosyltransferase family 4 protein, translating to MTPRDLYVGCFTDVDGWGGALAFARRVIAASEPRRSTLLLGTTTAPDAPAAVPDDAREFNVPVPVEPLLWRVRHWRVGAQLLRQLRRLPAPRVAFLALSPHWVIAAKRAWPDVPVIYKLPCLLHNCLPFTWLLHRPPTFWRRVDFAGITHAEHLAFALANLVLTPTESTRDEVLTFHPSARARVAVLPYGPGPQPVDPARRAAQRRTLGLNDNVLAFLAAGVCDLNKAFDLAIRALPSVHGRGHLVIAGDGPERMRLARLADALGVAGRVHLVGAQRDMAPWYAAADCVLSTSHYDTFPNVLQEGLSCGRPALVPRHAPPEVYAGFAEIVAAEGGGVLFDRSRPGALAAAMNRLIDDSSARLAWGREAAEICERRARTRVDIDSIWPDLQEASPGDGMARRSSADSAADRRPECVVGSART from the coding sequence ATGACGCCCAGAGACCTCTACGTCGGCTGTTTCACCGACGTGGACGGCTGGGGCGGCGCCCTTGCGTTCGCCCGCCGCGTCATCGCGGCCTCGGAGCCTCGCCGCAGCACGCTCCTGCTGGGGACCACGACGGCACCCGACGCGCCCGCGGCCGTGCCGGACGACGCTCGGGAATTCAACGTGCCGGTGCCGGTTGAGCCCCTGCTGTGGCGGGTGCGCCATTGGCGGGTGGGAGCGCAACTTCTGCGGCAGTTACGACGTCTGCCCGCGCCGCGGGTCGCGTTCCTGGCGCTGAGCCCGCACTGGGTCATCGCCGCGAAGCGCGCCTGGCCCGACGTGCCAGTGATCTACAAGCTGCCCTGCCTCCTGCACAACTGCCTGCCGTTCACCTGGCTGTTACACCGGCCGCCGACGTTCTGGCGGCGGGTCGATTTCGCGGGCATCACCCACGCCGAGCACCTGGCCTTCGCGCTGGCCAACCTGGTTCTCACACCGACAGAATCCACGCGCGATGAGGTGCTCACGTTTCACCCGTCCGCACGCGCGCGGGTGGCAGTGCTGCCCTACGGCCCCGGACCCCAGCCCGTGGATCCGGCCCGGCGCGCCGCGCAGCGCCGCACCCTCGGCCTGAATGACAATGTCCTCGCCTTCCTGGCCGCCGGCGTGTGCGATCTGAACAAGGCGTTTGACCTCGCGATTCGCGCCCTGCCGTCCGTGCACGGCCGCGGCCACCTGGTCATCGCCGGCGACGGGCCGGAACGCATGCGGCTGGCGCGGCTGGCCGATGCGCTCGGCGTGGCGGGTCGCGTGCACCTGGTCGGCGCGCAGCGCGACATGGCCCCGTGGTACGCCGCGGCGGATTGCGTGCTCTCGACCAGTCACTACGACACGTTCCCCAATGTGCTGCAGGAGGGGTTGAGCTGCGGACGACCGGCGCTGGTTCCCCGGCACGCGCCGCCGGAGGTTTACGCTGGCTTCGCCGAGATCGTGGCGGCCGAGGGGGGCGGGGTGCTCTTCGACCGCAGCCGGCCGGGCGCCCTGGCCGCGGCGATGAACCGACTGATCGATGATTCATCCGCGCGGCTGGCGTGGGGCCGCGAGGCTGCGGAAATCTGCGAGCGCCGCGCGCGGACGCGCGTGGACATTGACAGCATCTGGCCCGACTTACAGGAAGCGTCGCCCGGCGACGGCATGGCACGGAGGTCAAGCGCGGACAGCGCGGCGGACCGCCGGCCAGAATGCGTCGTCGGGAGTGCGCGAACGTGA
- a CDS encoding MFS transporter: MTKPITVRPGPTLQAGEMPVVSPVPAAPDRPSRLPAELVRASLRNSIKDAVAWSVMYGAGTSYVTPYIVLGGKDLLYIAAFAGLPALAGALLQWLSANVTDMVGHRNRIIVPTAFLQALTWLPMCMAIFLPFDAVGYWVVLAAFVVNIALANFAGPPWQSIMGDLVPPERRGRYFGIRTALSGAVQVGAFFGAGAWLTWCTERGGWAPWGLSGRNFGFLVLFAIAGVARFVSAWYLSRVHEPEYRQVATDRFSLLDFIRRAPRAHFGRFVFYCMIINAGLGAVVPFLGWYLLGQLQFTPAAFAAVLAMSQLSGVLTQPLWGRLVDRLGSKRVLAIGGIGLVFVPLLLLVCRDFWAFMVVMAYEGVLNAAFSNAVGNYLYDVVTPPKRARCAAYYSMFVALGTLVGSFGAALLGTYAPVPLDVGGFGIVQPFTWLLLCSALLRLAANVLLLGTFEEFRLRRPAFET; the protein is encoded by the coding sequence ATGACCAAGCCCATCACAGTTCGACCCGGCCCGACCCTGCAAGCGGGCGAAATGCCGGTCGTGTCGCCGGTCCCGGCGGCGCCGGACCGGCCGTCGCGCCTGCCGGCGGAGTTGGTTCGCGCGAGCCTGCGCAATTCGATCAAGGACGCGGTGGCGTGGTCGGTCATGTACGGCGCGGGCACGAGTTACGTGACACCCTATATCGTGTTGGGCGGCAAGGACCTCCTGTACATCGCAGCGTTTGCCGGACTGCCCGCGCTGGCGGGGGCGCTGCTGCAGTGGCTGTCCGCCAACGTGACCGACATGGTCGGGCACCGCAACCGCATCATCGTTCCCACCGCGTTCCTGCAGGCGCTCACCTGGCTGCCGATGTGCATGGCGATCTTCCTGCCGTTCGACGCCGTGGGCTACTGGGTTGTGCTGGCGGCGTTCGTGGTCAATATTGCGCTGGCGAACTTCGCCGGTCCGCCGTGGCAGAGCATCATGGGGGACCTGGTGCCGCCCGAGCGGCGGGGGCGCTATTTCGGGATCCGTACGGCGTTGTCCGGCGCCGTGCAGGTGGGCGCGTTTTTCGGGGCGGGCGCCTGGCTGACCTGGTGCACGGAGCGCGGCGGGTGGGCCCCGTGGGGGCTCAGCGGCCGTAATTTCGGCTTTCTGGTGCTGTTTGCGATCGCCGGCGTGGCGCGCTTTGTCTCGGCGTGGTACTTGAGCCGCGTGCACGAGCCGGAGTACCGGCAGGTGGCGACCGATCGCTTCAGCCTGCTGGATTTCATCCGCCGGGCACCGCGGGCACACTTCGGGCGGTTCGTGTTCTACTGCATGATCATCAACGCCGGACTCGGCGCGGTCGTACCGTTCCTCGGCTGGTACCTGCTCGGGCAGTTGCAGTTCACGCCGGCGGCGTTCGCGGCCGTGCTGGCGATGAGCCAGCTCTCCGGCGTGCTCACGCAGCCGCTGTGGGGGCGATTGGTGGACCGGCTTGGCAGCAAGCGCGTGCTGGCCATCGGCGGGATCGGTCTGGTTTTCGTGCCGCTGCTGCTGCTGGTTTGCCGCGACTTCTGGGCATTCATGGTCGTGATGGCGTACGAGGGGGTGCTGAACGCGGCCTTCTCGAATGCGGTGGGTAACTACCTGTATGACGTGGTCACGCCGCCGAAACGGGCGCGGTGTGCGGCGTACTACAGCATGTTCGTCGCCCTGGGGACGCTGGTTGGGAGCTTCGGCGCGGCGCTGCTGGGGACATATGCGCCGGTGCCGCTCGACGTGGGCGGATTTGGCATTGTGCAGCCGTTCACGTGGCTGCTGCTGTGTTCCGCATTGCTGCGTCTGGCCGCGAACGTACTGCTGCTGGGCACGTTCGAGGAATTCCGGCTGCGGCGGCCGGCGTTTGAGACGTGA